One genomic window of Pelodiscus sinensis isolate JC-2024 chromosome 14, ASM4963464v1, whole genome shotgun sequence includes the following:
- the GATM gene encoding glycine amidinotransferase, mitochondrial: MLRVRCLRGGSRGAEAAHYIGSRLGRSFTGWVQRTFQSTQAAAASQNSCAADDNKATAPVPEDCPVCSYNEWDPLEEVIVGRAENACVPPFSVEVKANTYEKNWGFYQKFGGQSFPTDHLKKAIAEIEEMCNILKMEGVIVKRPEPIDWSVKYKTPDFESTGMYAAMPRDILLVVGNEIIEAPMAWRARFFEYRAYRPVIKDYFRRGAKWTTAPKPTMADELYDQDYPIRSVQDRHILAAQGKFVTTEFEPCFDAADFIRAGRDIFVQRSQVTNNSGIEWMRRHLAPEYRVHTISFKDPNPMHIDATLNIIGPGLVLSNPDRPCHQIEFFKKAGWTVIHPPLPLIPDDHPLWMSSKWLSMNVLMLDEKRVMVDANETSIQKMFENLGISTIKVNIRHANSLGGGFHCWTCDIRRRGTLQSYLD; encoded by the exons CTTGGAAGATCCTTTACAGGATGGGTGCAGCGAACTTTCCAGAGCACCCAGGCAGCTGCCGCATCCCAGAATTCCTGTGCTGCTGATGACAATAAGGCCACTGCCCCTGTTCCCGAGGACTGCCCTGTCTGTTCATACAATGAATGGGACCCTCTTGAGGAAGTAATTGTGGGAAGAGCTGAAAATGCCTGTGTCCCTCCTTTTTCTGTGGAGGTTAAG gCCAACACATATGAAAAAAACTGGGGATTCTATCAGAAGTTTGGAGGACAGAGCTTTCCTACAGATCACTTAAAAAAGGCTATTGCTGAAATTGAAGAAATGTGCAATATTCTGAAAATGGAAGGAGTAATTGTCAAGAGACCTGAGCCAATTGACTGGTCAGTCAAATATAAAACACCAGACTTTGAGTCTACAG GTATGTATGCTGCCATGCCAAGAGACATCTTGTTGGTAGTTGGAAATGAAATTATTGAAGCCCCAATGGCTTGGCGTGCTCGTTTCTTTGAATACCGAGCATACAGGCCAGTCATCAAAGACTACTTCCGCCGGGGTGCCAAGTGGACAACAGCACCCAAACCCACGATGGCTGATGAGCTCTATGACCAG GATTACCCCATCCGCTCCGTGCAAGATCGACATATACTGGCTGCTCAGGGAAAATTTGTGACAACTGAATTTGAGCCTTGCTTTGATGCCGCTGACTTcattagagctggaagagatatTTTTGTACAGAGAAGCCAG GTTACCAACAATTCGGGCATTGAGTGGATGCGGAGACATCTTGCACCCGAGTATCGAGTGCATACAATTTCATTTAAAGATCCTAACCCAATGCATATAGATGCCACACTGAACATCATTGGGCCTGGTCTTGTGCTGTCAAACCCAGATCGTCCGTGCCACCAG ATTGAATTCTTCAAGAAAGCAGGCTGGACTGTGATTCACCCTCCATTGCCACTTATTCCAGATG ATCACCCACTATGGATGTCTTCAAAATGGCTCTCCATGAATGTGTTAATGCTGGATGAAAAACGAGTGATGGTGGATGCCAATGAGACTTCAATTCAGAAGATGTTTGAGAATCTAG GTATTTCTACAATTAAAGTGAATATTCGCCATGCCAATTCCTTGGGAGGTGGTTTCCATTGCTGGACATGTGACATCCGCCGCCG